Proteins encoded within one genomic window of Gracilimonas sp.:
- a CDS encoding HNH endonuclease: MTFKRWINITGLSESSAKKYSSAVFGSISEWAKDAGLIENSLIEISDPQEFKNLVEKITRLPIFIERNEKGNNMYSSALNKYFEYLKDASDELEQDIENIITDTSYAETDKVSLIKTRIGQGEFRNGLLSYWKGCAVTGYKTPSMLIASHIKPWRDSDNQERLDTYNGLLLTPNFDKAFDAGFISFDSKGKILISDVFEAPNMLGIESDMKIRFENAHRRYLEYHREEVFMNF, encoded by the coding sequence ATGACTTTTAAACGATGGATAAATATAACCGGGCTTTCCGAATCTTCGGCAAAGAAATATTCCAGTGCCGTATTTGGCTCCATTTCGGAATGGGCAAAAGATGCGGGTTTAATTGAGAATTCTCTGATTGAAATATCCGATCCTCAGGAATTCAAGAATCTTGTGGAGAAAATTACACGGCTTCCCATTTTTATAGAGCGAAATGAAAAAGGGAATAACATGTACAGTAGTGCTCTGAATAAATATTTCGAGTACTTGAAAGATGCCTCGGACGAATTGGAACAGGACATTGAAAATATTATAACCGATACCTCTTATGCTGAAACAGATAAGGTTAGTCTAATCAAAACCAGGATTGGGCAAGGGGAATTCAGAAACGGCTTGTTGAGTTACTGGAAAGGCTGTGCAGTCACAGGCTATAAAACTCCTTCCATGTTGATTGCCTCCCACATAAAACCTTGGAGAGATTCGGATAATCAGGAACGATTGGATACCTACAACGGGCTTTTGCTCACTCCAAATTTTGATAAGGCTTTTGATGCCGGATTTATTTCGTTTGACTCCAAAGGCAAAATCCTGATCTCCGATGTTTTTGAAGCACCCAACATGCTAGGCATTGAATCAGATATGAAAATTAGGTTTGAAAATGCTCACCGGAGGTACTTGGAGTATCACAGAGAGGAGGTTTTTATGAACTTTTGA
- the vsr gene encoding DNA mismatch endonuclease Vsr, whose translation MADIFSKSKRSEIMSNISGKETKPEIIVRKYLFSKGFRYRKNDKRYPGTPDIVLPKYNTVVFVHGCFWHGHSCKKGSLPETRKEFWEKKINGTKKRDIRNRKALEQKGWNVLTVWECKILNKSDRTDRLENLVHEIKKSA comes from the coding sequence TTGGCTGATATTTTTTCTAAATCAAAGCGCAGCGAAATCATGTCCAACATTTCCGGTAAGGAAACCAAGCCGGAAATCATTGTTCGCAAGTATCTCTTCTCCAAAGGTTTTCGCTATCGTAAAAATGACAAACGCTATCCCGGCACACCGGATATTGTCCTTCCCAAATATAATACGGTGGTCTTTGTTCACGGCTGTTTTTGGCACGGACATTCTTGTAAGAAAGGAAGTTTGCCGGAAACGAGAAAAGAATTTTGGGAGAAGAAAATCAATGGAACAAAGAAAAGAGACATTCGAAACAGAAAAGCACTTGAACAAAAAGGGTGGAACGTACTTACTGTTTGGGAATGCAAAATCCTAAACAAATCAGATCGTACCGATAGATTGGAAAATCTGGTACACGAGATCAAAAAGAGCGCTTAG
- a CDS encoding DNA cytosine methyltransferase encodes MSNIKKKYFSADLFSGVGGLTAGMHDAGFQTKFAVELEVDAVKGYKLNFPETKVLQKDIRSVKIDEMKSLLDSKPLHLLAGCPPCQGFSSIRKLNRKASVRDKRNSLVEEYFKMVKELKPLTIMMENVPGLKDYYLFKDIVKRLDALGYDPKVDVINVKDYGVPQNRKRLIMVGSLLGNLEIAPASGKKRTVRSEIEHLPTPDEADDPLQKIVANHTEKVMERIRLTPKDGGSRKDLPDEYLLDCHNKKNIGFNDVYGRLRWDDYSTTITGGCLNPSKGRFLHPEQNRVITPREAALLQSFPEDYKFPTDISKSSLALLIGNALPPRFSYIQSKNIKEHLDQHFG; translated from the coding sequence ATGAGTAATATCAAAAAAAAATATTTTTCAGCAGATTTATTTTCTGGGGTAGGAGGCCTAACCGCAGGAATGCATGATGCTGGCTTTCAAACTAAATTTGCGGTAGAGTTAGAGGTGGATGCTGTCAAAGGATACAAATTAAATTTTCCTGAAACTAAGGTGCTTCAAAAAGACATTCGATCTGTCAAAATTGACGAAATGAAATCATTGTTGGATAGCAAACCTCTCCATCTACTTGCCGGGTGCCCACCTTGTCAAGGTTTTTCTTCAATCAGGAAACTTAACCGTAAAGCTAGTGTTCGAGATAAACGAAACAGCTTAGTTGAAGAATATTTCAAAATGGTAAAGGAGCTGAAACCACTAACCATAATGATGGAAAACGTACCTGGGCTCAAGGATTATTACTTATTCAAGGATATTGTCAAAAGATTAGATGCTCTTGGATATGATCCAAAGGTAGATGTTATAAATGTTAAGGACTATGGAGTTCCACAAAACCGAAAACGATTGATAATGGTCGGTTCTCTGTTAGGTAATTTGGAAATAGCTCCCGCCAGCGGTAAAAAAAGAACCGTTAGAAGTGAAATCGAACATCTACCAACACCGGATGAGGCAGATGATCCATTACAAAAGATAGTTGCAAATCATACAGAAAAAGTAATGGAAAGAATAAGACTAACACCAAAGGATGGCGGTAGTCGAAAAGACTTGCCAGACGAATATTTACTTGATTGTCATAATAAAAAGAATATTGGGTTCAACGACGTATATGGAAGACTACGCTGGGATGATTACTCCACAACCATAACCGGCGGCTGTCTTAACCCTTCCAAAGGGCGGTTTTTACACCCCGAACAAAATCGCGTAATTACTCCACGAGAAGCGGCTTTATTGCAATCTTTTCCCGAGGATTACAAGTTTCCAACTGATATCTCGAAATCTTCTTTGGCTTTATTAATTGGAAATGCACTTCCACCACGCTTCAGTTATATTCAGTCAAAGAATATAAAAGAACATCTTGACCAACACTTTGGCTGA